A window of the Elusimicrobiota bacterium genome harbors these coding sequences:
- a CDS encoding SIS domain-containing protein, with protein sequence MKIENTLTYSDIMEIPRLLHLFSERAHGLEKTALKGKNNSVYLVGRGSSGNATLFAKYIWEVYAGVITNFIHPHSIFEAKKPLNFKGQAVWAFSQSGKSEDIIACLKLLKKWGAASVAVTNEPLLSENPLARSADARILLSNSKELPVAATKSFALQLWAVLWTAQIWSGCFGEEIFEQTEESLEDSISDGFELPKDWARLKKAPIIGFVGRGPYNAVAEDSALKFREMSRSHAVGYSAAEFLHGPVGAYTSKDFVFLLSPSSNLPEDLLKVKKALEARGTACESVFPEGGKFPFNCLLTDVKMKMLALRLALEKGLNPDNPKGLKKVTKTF encoded by the coding sequence ATGAAAATAGAAAACACTCTGACTTATTCGGATATCATGGAAATACCCAGGCTTCTGCATTTGTTTTCCGAAAGGGCGCACGGGCTTGAAAAAACGGCGCTCAAAGGCAAAAACAACAGCGTTTATCTTGTCGGGCGGGGAAGTTCCGGCAACGCCACGCTTTTTGCGAAGTATATCTGGGAAGTTTATGCGGGAGTGATTACGAACTTCATCCACCCGCATTCTATCTTTGAGGCTAAAAAACCGCTTAATTTCAAAGGCCAGGCCGTATGGGCCTTCTCGCAGTCCGGCAAAAGCGAAGACATCATTGCCTGCCTGAAGCTGCTTAAAAAATGGGGCGCGGCATCCGTGGCAGTGACCAATGAGCCGTTGCTGAGCGAAAATCCGCTTGCCCGGTCGGCGGACGCGCGTATTTTGCTTTCAAATTCAAAAGAACTGCCGGTGGCAGCCACTAAAAGCTTCGCCCTCCAGTTATGGGCGGTTTTGTGGACCGCGCAAATCTGGAGCGGCTGCTTTGGCGAAGAAATCTTTGAGCAGACGGAAGAATCGCTGGAGGATTCTATCTCAGACGGCTTCGAACTGCCGAAAGACTGGGCCAGGCTCAAAAAAGCTCCGATAATCGGTTTTGTGGGCAGGGGCCCCTATAACGCCGTGGCCGAGGATTCCGCCTTGAAATTCAGGGAAATGAGCCGTTCTCACGCGGTGGGATATTCCGCGGCGGAGTTCTTGCACGGCCCGGTGGGGGCCTATACTTCAAAGGATTTTGTTTTCCTTCTCAGTCCTTCCTCAAACCTGCCGGAGGATCTGCTGAAAGTCAAAAAAGCCCTTGAGGCCAGAGGAACCGCCTGCGAGAGCGTTTTCCCGGAAGGCGGGAAGTTTCCTTTCAACTGCCTGCTGACCGATGTTAAAATGAAAATGCTGGCGCTGCGCCTCGCCCTGGAAAAAGGCCTGAACCCCGACAACCCCAAAGGCCTGAAAAAAGTAACAAAAACTTTTTAG
- a CDS encoding HAD hydrolase-like protein, whose translation MKIVLFDIDGTLIKAGGAGVRALNKAIKKMCGVADVCSKLSWQGVTDKANFDAAFRRARGRKPTAGEARKIEALYVKCLPAEIIVSIKGKNYAKIKGAEKLLKKLSRNKGLLIGLGTGNLKAGAFLKLEPSGLLEYFSFGGYGCDSRHRSDVLRKAVERAEKMTKTKIRPGEVFVIGDTHLDVLAAKEAGYHPGAILDGFGDAREIQKSGPEILTKNFAVIKPWLLWLGLERDPKGVRRGTYICPDSPIEHAHYGSTGMDLKNVEDALTRLRSIKRKIVKGSE comes from the coding sequence ATGAAAATAGTGCTTTTTGACATTGACGGAACCCTGATCAAAGCCGGGGGCGCGGGTGTGCGCGCCCTGAATAAAGCTATAAAGAAAATGTGCGGCGTGGCGGATGTTTGTTCAAAGTTGTCCTGGCAGGGCGTTACGGACAAGGCTAATTTTGACGCGGCCTTCAGGCGGGCCAGGGGCAGGAAGCCGACAGCCGGTGAAGCGCGTAAAATAGAAGCGCTTTATGTAAAGTGCCTGCCGGCCGAAATAATCGTTTCGATCAAAGGAAAGAATTACGCCAAGATAAAAGGCGCGGAAAAACTGCTTAAGAAACTTTCAAGGAATAAGGGGTTGCTTATAGGCCTTGGCACCGGCAATCTGAAGGCGGGGGCGTTTCTGAAGCTTGAGCCGTCCGGCCTGCTGGAATATTTTTCTTTCGGCGGCTACGGTTGCGATTCCCGTCACAGAAGCGATGTGCTGCGCAAGGCAGTGGAAAGGGCCGAAAAAATGACAAAGACAAAGATAAGGCCGGGGGAGGTTTTTGTCATCGGCGATACGCATCTGGATGTTTTGGCCGCCAAGGAAGCCGGTTACCATCCCGGCGCGATTCTGGATGGTTTCGGCGACGCGCGGGAAATACAAAAAAGCGGGCCCGAAATTCTGACAAAAAACTTCGCGGTGATAAAACCCTGGCTTCTCTGGCTGGGGCTGGAGCGCGACCCGAAAGGCGTGCGGCGCGGCACCTATATCTGTCCCGATTCGCCTATCGAGCACGCCCACTACGGCAGCACCGGAATGGACTTGAAAAATGTTGAGGACGCCCTCACCCGCCTGCGCTCAATAAAGCGCAAGATCGTAAAAGGCTCAGAATGA
- a CDS encoding 3'-5' exonuclease, with protein sequence MIHTMLDQTIDSAIFNFIDVETTGLSPDSARVCEVALIGFKGDARVNHFSSLVNPGGPIPHTASRINGITDDMVRSSPVFEDVAPKLLDLLEGSVIVAHNAPFDTNFLKMEFSRVGLKFPDLLVVDTLEIARGHYKFTNNRLGTIAGELNLSSEHWHRALADVEMTRKIFEHFVSAFKNSGAVTVGDLVNKCRGIR encoded by the coding sequence ATGATCCACACCATGCTTGATCAAACCATAGACTCGGCCATTTTTAATTTTATTGACGTGGAAACCACCGGGCTCTCGCCTGACAGCGCGCGTGTCTGCGAAGTGGCGCTGATAGGCTTTAAAGGCGACGCGCGCGTCAATCATTTCTCTTCGCTTGTAAATCCGGGCGGGCCCATCCCCCATACCGCCTCAAGAATTAACGGTATCACCGACGATATGGTGCGTTCAAGCCCCGTCTTTGAGGATGTGGCGCCGAAGCTTTTGGATCTGCTTGAGGGTTCGGTGATAGTGGCGCACAACGCTCCTTTTGATACAAATTTTTTAAAAATGGAATTTTCCCGGGTAGGCCTTAAATTCCCGGATCTGCTTGTGGTGGATACCCTCGAAATAGCGCGCGGCCATTATAAATTCACCAATAACCGTCTGGGTACCATAGCCGGGGAGCTTAACCTCTCAAGCGAACACTGGCACCGGGCGCTTGCGGATGTGGAAATGACCAGAAAAATTTTTGAGCATTTCGTTTCCGCTTTCAAAAACAGCGGGGCCGTTACTGTGGGCGACCTGGTTAACAAATGCCGTGGGATAAGATAA
- the hutU gene encoding urocanate hydratase: MINSPIKNIRAPRGKRISCLGWQQEAAMRMLMNNLDNEVAERPDDLIVYGGRGKAARNWDCYRAIISSLQKLKNDETLLVQSGKPVGVLRTHEYAPRVLIANSNLVGNWASWEVFDELEKKGLMMYGQMTAGSWIYIGTQGILQGTYETFAQCARKHFKSDLTGRLVVSGGLGGMSGAQPLAVTMNGGVALIIEVDETRIKKRLDTAYVDTMARSLDDALELAGEALKAGKPLSIGLLGNCAEVLPEIARRGVKVDVLTDQTSAHDPLNGYIPKGFTVKAAGELRKKDPKKYVKLAMESIAIHVETMLKLQKSGAVVFDYGNNIRTMAFKQGVKNAYDFPGFVPAYIRDLFCYGKGPFRWAALSGDPKDIAVTDKLALELFPDNESLARWIKMAGEKVKFQGLPSRICWLGYGERHIMGLRMNELVKKGKISAPIVIGRDHLDCGSVASPFRETEAMKDGSDAIADWPVLNALVNTASGASWVSFHHGGGVGMGYSLHAGQVTVADGTKEMALRIKRVLTNDPAMGVIRHADAGYEKAIDFAKKKGVKIPMIK; encoded by the coding sequence ATGATCAATTCACCGATTAAAAATATCAGGGCGCCAAGGGGCAAAAGAATTTCATGCCTTGGCTGGCAGCAGGAAGCGGCCATGCGCATGCTTATGAATAATCTGGACAACGAAGTGGCCGAACGCCCGGATGACCTTATAGTTTACGGAGGCCGCGGCAAGGCCGCCCGCAACTGGGACTGTTACCGCGCCATAATAAGTTCGCTGCAAAAACTTAAAAACGACGAAACCCTGCTTGTCCAGTCGGGCAAGCCCGTGGGCGTTCTGCGCACGCATGAATACGCCCCGCGCGTGCTTATAGCCAATTCAAATTTGGTGGGCAATTGGGCCAGTTGGGAGGTCTTTGACGAGCTTGAAAAAAAAGGCCTTATGATGTACGGCCAGATGACGGCCGGTTCATGGATCTACATAGGTACGCAGGGCATACTTCAGGGTACTTACGAAACTTTCGCGCAATGCGCAAGAAAACATTTTAAAAGCGACCTTACCGGCAGACTTGTGGTCTCAGGCGGGCTTGGCGGAATGAGCGGCGCCCAGCCGCTCGCCGTTACCATGAACGGCGGCGTGGCCCTGATCATCGAAGTGGACGAAACCCGCATAAAAAAAAGGCTGGACACGGCCTATGTTGACACCATGGCGCGCAGCCTTGATGACGCGCTTGAACTGGCCGGTGAAGCTCTGAAGGCTGGAAAGCCGCTCTCTATAGGGCTTTTGGGCAACTGCGCCGAAGTATTGCCGGAAATAGCGCGGCGCGGCGTAAAGGTGGATGTGCTCACCGACCAGACTTCCGCTCACGACCCGCTGAACGGTTATATTCCTAAGGGGTTCACGGTTAAAGCCGCGGGAGAGCTTAGAAAAAAAGACCCCAAAAAATATGTGAAGCTGGCTATGGAATCCATAGCTATCCATGTTGAAACCATGCTGAAACTCCAAAAAAGCGGGGCGGTCGTTTTTGATTACGGCAATAATATCCGCACCATGGCTTTCAAGCAGGGCGTGAAGAACGCCTACGATTTCCCGGGTTTCGTGCCCGCATATATACGGGACCTTTTCTGTTACGGCAAGGGGCCTTTCCGCTGGGCCGCCCTTTCGGGTGATCCCAAAGACATAGCCGTTACAGATAAGCTCGCCCTTGAGCTTTTCCCGGACAATGAGAGTCTGGCGCGCTGGATAAAAATGGCCGGGGAAAAGGTTAAGTTCCAGGGCCTGCCGTCGCGCATTTGCTGGCTTGGCTATGGGGAGCGCCATATTATGGGACTTCGCATGAACGAACTGGTAAAAAAAGGAAAAATCTCGGCCCCGATAGTGATAGGCCGCGACCATCTGGATTGCGGCTCGGTGGCAAGCCCGTTCCGGGAAACGGAGGCCATGAAAGACGGCTCCGACGCCATAGCCGACTGGCCTGTTTTAAACGCTTTGGTAAACACCGCTTCAGGCGCCAGCTGGGTGTCTTTCCACCACGGCGGCGGAGTGGGCATGGGCTATTCTCTTCACGCCGGCCAGGTTACCGTGGCCGACGGCACAAAAGAAATGGCCTTGAGAATTAAAAGAGTGCTTACCAACGACCCGGCCATGGGAGTAATCAGGCACGCGGACGCCGGATATGAGAAGGCGATAGATTTCGCTAAAAAGAAAGGCGTGAAAATACCGATGATTAAATAG
- a CDS encoding DUF3307 domain-containing protein has translation MAIFWRLLLSHLLADYTLQFDFVNTLKRRSVYGMFIHCITHFIVSVALTWNVLGSVWFSLGPLKFNGWLALSLMFFVHFLIDELRIYGMKQLGYRDGTVNFLTDQILHIYVLFMISPVIYPGYDFLRPEKWIGVAAMLVLVSHVTTVLVYFVEKDLYGKKFPRFDEKYFVIFERLVLWAFFFVPGYWWLPFAAAWIFQMFHIRKKRIIDLSLLNIVFSVVLAAGFGFWARYIYYGTV, from the coding sequence ATGGCAATATTCTGGCGGCTGCTTCTATCGCATTTGCTTGCGGACTATACGCTGCAATTCGACTTTGTGAATACCTTAAAGCGGAGGTCCGTTTACGGCATGTTTATTCACTGCATTACGCATTTTATCGTGTCAGTCGCGCTTACCTGGAATGTGCTTGGTTCGGTCTGGTTCAGCCTTGGCCCGCTTAAATTCAATGGCTGGCTGGCTTTGTCGCTGATGTTCTTTGTCCATTTTTTAATAGACGAACTGCGCATATACGGCATGAAACAACTTGGCTACCGCGATGGAACGGTAAATTTTTTGACGGACCAGATCCTTCATATATATGTGCTTTTCATGATATCGCCCGTGATTTATCCGGGGTATGATTTTCTGAGGCCGGAAAAATGGATAGGCGTCGCCGCCATGCTGGTGCTGGTCAGTCATGTGACCACGGTGCTTGTTTATTTCGTTGAAAAAGACCTCTACGGCAAAAAATTCCCCAGGTTTGACGAAAAATATTTTGTGATTTTTGAACGCCTCGTTTTGTGGGCTTTCTTTTTTGTGCCCGGCTATTGGTGGCTGCCTTTTGCGGCGGCCTGGATATTCCAGATGTTTCACATACGGAAAAAGCGCATTATAGACCTGTCGCTTTTAAATATCGTTTTCAGCGTAGTTCTTGCGGCCGGCTTCGGCTTTTGGGCCCGCTATATTTACTACGGCACGGTATAG
- a CDS encoding YajQ family cyclic di-GMP-binding protein, with translation MATDFSFDVVSKVDVNLVDESIANAMKEVINRYDFRGSNSEMTFDKKENAITLLSSDEYKIKALYDVLLTRLSKRNIPLKNFQPGKVESALGGQARQVVKIQQGIPIDKAKEMVRAIKDAKLKVTAAIQGDSLRITSRSKDELQTVMTFLRGGDFGVTLQFDNYR, from the coding sequence ATGGCTACCGACTTCAGTTTTGATGTGGTTTCAAAAGTGGATGTGAATCTGGTGGATGAATCCATCGCCAACGCCATGAAAGAGGTGATAAACCGGTATGATTTCAGGGGCAGCAATTCAGAGATGACTTTCGATAAAAAAGAAAATGCCATAACGCTTTTGTCCTCGGACGAGTATAAGATAAAAGCCCTCTATGATGTTTTGCTTACGCGCCTTTCAAAACGCAATATCCCGCTTAAAAATTTTCAGCCGGGCAAGGTGGAATCGGCCCTCGGCGGGCAGGCCAGGCAGGTGGTCAAGATCCAGCAGGGTATACCGATTGACAAAGCCAAAGAAATGGTAAGAGCCATAAAAGACGCCAAGCTTAAAGTTACAGCCGCCATACAGGGCGACAGCCTTCGCATAACTTCCCGTTCCAAAGACGAGCTTCAGACAGTAATGACGTTTCTCCGCGGCGGCGATTTCGGAGTGACACTGCAGTTTGATAATTACAGGTAG
- a CDS encoding tetratricopeptide repeat protein: MPNTAVALRAMTNGVSSLERGNLREAETFFERALRFNVNLPQADLYLAKVALRLGDTAKAEPHVDHVLAVEPGIAHAHYLKARILAQKGERGRALGCLKKAVELSPGFKEARIFLFLLLNNPGWNLREIEMPDSWKLAVEADKKGDLGEMRSALLDFAAAAGAGSSAELFKAYCMLSHYEKACEILALLTLPGEARSRCGLLSIAHPWCLEYSLPKSYFMEHARRLGKEKPCPRLKGFMTYLKCTLNMNLHGSAKEAARARLGVLIEKGSGKYDFARYLTGWNSLYAGRYDRAAADFQNMLTIGYRHLVVHCSLGEALLCKGGIRAGLEQFKAAYSSAPGPEKESVLAWEGEMRLFLKQYRRAVGLLKNNKCRHAACWLGAACLEMGEFKNALIELKKAVAAAPEDAEARTWLGEAYRRCGRRREALRELEAAGRLSAGDGSSPGGKGCNIWVCLNKALLFADSGDTAKMERNFALAASAWPEPLSLARKRLGIGGGASLRGADIVRVIEYTLKMCGGYRRMDKYFLPLVTKP; the protein is encoded by the coding sequence ATGCCAAACACAGCGGTCGCCCTCAGAGCGATGACAAACGGGGTGTCTTCACTGGAGCGGGGAAATTTGCGGGAGGCTGAAACATTTTTTGAGCGGGCTTTACGCTTTAACGTGAATCTTCCGCAGGCGGACCTGTATCTTGCCAAAGTGGCGCTGCGTTTAGGCGATACGGCAAAAGCTGAGCCGCATGTGGACCATGTTCTTGCCGTAGAGCCCGGCATAGCCCACGCGCATTACCTGAAAGCGCGCATACTCGCGCAGAAAGGGGAGCGCGGGCGCGCGCTTGGCTGTCTTAAAAAAGCCGTTGAACTTTCACCGGGCTTTAAAGAGGCCCGCATATTTTTATTTTTGCTGCTTAATAACCCGGGGTGGAACCTGCGTGAAATTGAAATGCCGGATTCCTGGAAGCTGGCCGTGGAGGCCGATAAAAAAGGCGATCTGGGGGAAATGCGCTCCGCGCTCCTGGATTTTGCGGCCGCGGCAGGCGCCGGTTCAAGCGCCGAACTCTTTAAGGCCTACTGCATGCTTTCGCATTATGAAAAGGCGTGTGAAATCCTCGCGCTGCTCACCTTGCCCGGCGAAGCCAGGAGCCGGTGCGGCCTGCTTAGTATAGCCCACCCCTGGTGCCTCGAATACAGCTTGCCGAAATCTTATTTCATGGAGCACGCGCGCAGATTGGGAAAGGAAAAACCTTGCCCGAGGCTGAAGGGTTTTATGACGTACCTTAAATGCACCCTGAACATGAACTTACACGGTTCGGCGAAGGAAGCCGCCCGGGCGCGATTAGGCGTTCTTATTGAAAAAGGGTCCGGAAAGTACGATTTTGCCAGGTATCTGACCGGGTGGAACAGTCTTTATGCCGGCCGATATGACAGGGCCGCCGCCGATTTCCAAAATATGCTGACTATAGGTTATCGGCACCTGGTGGTTCATTGCAGTCTTGGCGAAGCGCTATTATGTAAAGGCGGGATACGCGCGGGACTGGAACAGTTTAAAGCCGCTTACTCCTCCGCTCCGGGGCCGGAAAAGGAAAGCGTGCTGGCCTGGGAAGGGGAGATGCGCTTGTTCCTGAAACAATACCGCCGGGCTGTCGGATTGCTTAAAAACAACAAGTGTCGTCACGCCGCCTGCTGGCTGGGGGCGGCCTGCCTGGAAATGGGTGAGTTTAAAAACGCCTTAATTGAACTTAAAAAAGCGGTTGCCGCCGCCCCGGAAGACGCGGAAGCCAGGACCTGGCTTGGCGAGGCTTACCGGCGCTGCGGCCGCCGCCGTGAAGCTTTGCGCGAGCTTGAAGCGGCCGGCAGGCTTTCCGCCGGAGACGGATCCTCCCCCGGCGGAAAGGGCTGCAATATATGGGTGTGCCTGAATAAGGCCCTTCTTTTCGCAGACAGCGGCGATACTGCCAAAATGGAACGCAATTTCGCGCTTGCCGCTTCGGCATGGCCCGAGCCGCTCTCTTTAGCCCGCAAAAGGCTTGGCATAGGCGGCGGAGCGTCCTTGCGCGGCGCTGATATAGTCCGGGTAATAGAGTATACTCTTAAGATGTGCGGCGGCTACAGGCGGATGGATAAATATTTTTTGCCTTTAGTGACTAAACCATGA
- the hutI gene encoding imidazolonepropionase, translating to MALILTNIKQLLTFKGAPGPRSGSAMRDIGLITNGAVLIEGGHILASGPEKDVIKHPLVKKAREIKARGVVIPAFVDSHTHAVFAEPRLKDFSMRLEGASYKEIKAAGGGIVSSIASVRKQNPRAMAGQLLKRAQKFLECGTGTIEVKSGYGLSLASELKMLRAVKNAGRETALEMIPTLLAAHSVPPEFKGDAEKYLAYTIEKIMPAVAKEKLAVFADIFCEKGYFSPAQTACYLEAAKSFGLKPKAHTEQLSNYGGTLAAAHAGAVSVDHADFINAADIKALKASGTIVTLLPASNHYLGVEKYPPVKALMAAGIPVALATDFNPGTAPCWNMQFVLSLACLRLKMGPEEALTAATVNGACALGLGGRLGTLEAGKQADLAVFDAEDYRELCYYFGGSLNLMTVKKGRALRFKTSAEALKR from the coding sequence ATGGCCTTAATCCTTACCAACATTAAACAACTGCTCACATTCAAAGGCGCGCCGGGTCCGCGTTCCGGCTCAGCAATGCGTGACATCGGCCTGATTACAAACGGGGCGGTGCTTATTGAAGGCGGGCATATCCTCGCCTCCGGCCCGGAAAAAGATGTAATAAAACACCCGCTTGTCAAAAAAGCCCGCGAAATCAAAGCCCGCGGCGTGGTAATACCGGCTTTTGTTGACAGCCACACCCACGCGGTTTTTGCGGAACCGCGCCTTAAAGATTTTTCCATGCGTCTTGAAGGTGCTTCCTACAAGGAAATAAAAGCCGCCGGGGGGGGGATTGTTTCAAGCATAGCGTCCGTCAGAAAACAAAACCCGCGCGCCATGGCCGGCCAGCTTTTGAAACGGGCGCAAAAGTTCCTTGAGTGCGGCACCGGCACAATAGAGGTAAAAAGCGGCTACGGCCTTAGCCTGGCCTCCGAACTGAAAATGCTGCGGGCCGTAAAAAACGCCGGGCGCGAAACAGCGCTTGAAATGATCCCAACGCTTTTAGCCGCCCACAGCGTTCCGCCAGAGTTTAAGGGCGACGCTGAAAAATACCTGGCTTACACCATTGAAAAAATAATGCCGGCGGTGGCCAAAGAAAAGCTGGCCGTTTTCGCAGATATTTTCTGCGAAAAGGGCTATTTCAGCCCGGCGCAGACGGCGTGTTATCTGGAGGCCGCGAAAAGCTTCGGCCTTAAACCCAAGGCACATACCGAACAGCTTTCAAACTACGGCGGCACGCTTGCGGCCGCGCACGCGGGCGCCGTAAGCGTTGACCACGCGGATTTTATCAACGCCGCCGATATTAAGGCGCTTAAAGCTTCAGGTACCATTGTAACCCTGCTACCTGCCTCAAACCATTACCTGGGCGTTGAAAAATATCCCCCGGTAAAAGCACTGATGGCGGCCGGTATTCCGGTGGCATTGGCCACAGATTTCAATCCCGGCACCGCCCCCTGCTGGAACATGCAGTTCGTGTTGTCGCTTGCCTGCCTGCGCCTGAAAATGGGGCCGGAGGAGGCTTTAACGGCCGCCACCGTAAACGGCGCCTGCGCTTTGGGGCTGGGCGGCAGGCTTGGCACTCTGGAAGCCGGCAAGCAGGCCGATTTAGCCGTTTTTGACGCTGAGGATTATCGCGAGCTTTGCTACTACTTCGGCGGCAGCCTTAACCTGATGACGGTAAAGAAAGGCCGCGCGCTGCGGTTCAAAACTAGCGCTGAAGCGCTGAAGCGCTGA
- a CDS encoding response regulator: MAKIDHQIMVITRLREFTGRVPAAYANQTELFITSLWSMAEHLISLKKEMLNAACADFAEKLDNMTATRETIAELKDLVSGKDFDMICRSMAGNNNERTKESLATLVPLSLVDEEKKEEGRDTETDRQIEEAYEELNFAHLIKELNSEPTLNAINAVLAKARAEVEEYCRFYHIPLDGGNTFTPSSLLRLDAVIAACYRILSYISDNIGSGKLILIVDDDEAIRDMLDFLVRKEGFKVAKAADGDEAVQKAKTLHPNLILLDLMLPKQDGFKILRELQGEGTSDIPIIIVTGRYLDRSTKEMIKQEPNVKDFMEKPIEPQGLATLLHTLLKTHEHKGHA; this comes from the coding sequence ATGGCAAAAATTGACCACCAAATCATGGTTATTACCAGGCTGAGGGAATTCACGGGAAGGGTTCCAGCGGCCTACGCCAATCAGACGGAGTTATTCATCACCTCACTGTGGAGCATGGCGGAGCATCTCATTAGTTTGAAGAAAGAAATGCTGAATGCAGCGTGCGCGGATTTCGCCGAGAAGCTGGACAACATGACCGCCACCAGAGAAACGATCGCGGAATTAAAGGATCTAGTCTCCGGCAAGGATTTTGACATGATCTGCCGGAGCATGGCCGGCAACAATAACGAGAGGACCAAGGAAAGTCTCGCCACACTTGTCCCCCTCTCGCTGGTAGACGAGGAGAAAAAAGAGGAGGGCAGAGACACGGAGACGGACCGGCAGATCGAGGAAGCATACGAAGAGTTGAACTTCGCTCACCTGATCAAGGAGCTGAACTCCGAGCCTACGCTCAACGCGATCAACGCGGTGCTCGCAAAAGCGAGGGCGGAGGTTGAAGAGTACTGCCGCTTTTATCATATACCGCTGGACGGAGGCAACACCTTCACTCCGTCCTCACTGTTGCGCCTGGATGCGGTAATCGCGGCGTGCTATCGTATTCTCTCTTACATCAGCGACAATATAGGTTCCGGGAAACTGATACTGATAGTTGACGATGATGAAGCGATACGGGACATGCTTGATTTTTTAGTGCGCAAAGAAGGCTTCAAGGTCGCGAAGGCGGCCGACGGGGATGAAGCTGTTCAAAAGGCTAAAACCCTGCATCCTAATCTTATCCTGCTTGACCTGATGCTGCCCAAACAGGACGGGTTTAAAATTCTGCGCGAACTTCAAGGTGAAGGCACCTCCGATATTCCCATAATAATAGTGACCGGCCGTTACCTCGACCGATCCACCAAGGAGATGATAAAGCAGGAACCGAATGTAAAGGATTTTATGGAAAAACCGATAGAGCCCCAGGGTTTAGCCACCCTCCTGCACACGCTCCTTAAAACACATGAACACAAGGGGCACGCCTGA
- a CDS encoding response regulator, with translation MSAIDHQIMFIAKLREFTGRAPAVYANQTELFLNSLWSMSEHLINLKRAILNDACEDLAGKLDKGALSDKTIAEFKDLLEKLVSGRDFQMICGSMTGNNKGLIKERLATLVPLSLVDEEKKTEDRDMEADRQIEETYARLNFAPLVKELNAAPESGAVDAVLAKARVEVEEYCCLYHIPLDEGDTFTPFSLLRVDAVIAASYRILSEISEKTGSVNLGEKLILIVDDDEAVRDLLDFLVRKEGFKVEKAADGEEAIQKAKTLHPDLILLDLMLPKYGGFEILRELQGEDTSDIPIIIVTGRNLDHSTSEMIKQEPNVKDFMGKPIKPQVLATLLHTLLKTQGKK, from the coding sequence ATGTCCGCGATTGACCACCAAATCATGTTTATTGCCAAGCTGAGGGAATTCACGGGCAGGGCTCCCGCAGTCTACGCCAATCAGACGGAATTATTCCTCAACTCACTGTGGAGCATGTCGGAGCATCTCATTAATTTAAAAAGAGCAATACTGAACGACGCGTGCGAGGATTTAGCCGGGAAGCTGGACAAAGGGGCTCTCTCTGATAAAACGATCGCGGAATTCAAGGACCTGCTGGAAAAGCTCGTCTCCGGCAGGGATTTTCAAATGATCTGCGGGAGCATGACCGGCAACAACAAAGGGCTGATCAAAGAAAGGCTCGCCACACTTGTGCCCCTCTCGCTGGTAGACGAGGAGAAAAAAACCGAGGACAGGGACATGGAGGCGGACCGGCAGATCGAGGAAACATACGCGAGGTTGAATTTCGCTCCCCTGGTCAAGGAGTTGAACGCCGCTCCTGAAAGCGGCGCGGTCGACGCGGTGCTCGCAAAAGCGAGGGTGGAGGTTGAAGAATACTGCTGTCTTTATCATATACCGCTGGACGAGGGAGACACCTTCACTCCCTTCTCGCTGTTGCGCGTGGATGCGGTAATCGCAGCGAGCTACCGTATTCTCTCGGAGATCAGTGAAAAGACAGGTTCCGTGAATTTGGGGGAAAAACTGATACTGATAGTTGACGATGACGAAGCGGTACGGGACCTGCTTGATTTTTTAGTGCGAAAAGAAGGCTTCAAAGTCGAAAAGGCGGCCGACGGGGAAGAAGCCATTCAAAAGGCTAAAACTCTTCATCCGGACCTTATCCTGCTTGACCTGATGCTGCCCAAATACGGCGGGTTTGAAATTCTGCGCGAGCTTCAAGGTGAAGACACCTCCGATATCCCCATAATAATCGTAACCGGCCGCAACCTCGACCACTCCACCTCGGAGATGATAAAACAGGAACCGAATGTAAAGGATTTTATGGGAAAACCGATAAAGCCCCAGGTTCTTGCCACCCTCCTGCACACGCTCCTTAAAACACAGGGAAAGAAATAA